From the genome of Scytonema hofmannii PCC 7110, one region includes:
- a CDS encoding glycosyltransferase family 4 protein, with product MNVGSYHAARLRAAHSACQQKGWCLTAVQVTDNTLEHPWGDLKREITFPLETLVSKTDSFTDIQENAASLIPFFLNHLQPDIVVIPGWGFPISRAALTWCKREQVPAIVMSETKWDDETRQWWKEQLKFWLYIRKYDAALVGGELHRDYLTKLGFPQEQIFLGYDAVDNDYFTEIARTARFEQSLTRQKHPGIPTKPYFIVVTRLLQRKNVSRLVKAFATYYHQIGTKQAWDLVICGSGEEEPYIRNLIRENKLQDCVHLPGFIAYQAIGYWYGLANAFVHPALQEQWGLVVNEACAAGLPILCSYTVGAARELVCDRQNGLLFDPESQQDITRALLTIHQMDSASRIKMGQLSQKIVDKCSPQNFADGLFKAIHATYKTLNR from the coding sequence ATGAACGTTGGTAGCTATCATGCTGCTAGACTGCGTGCTGCACATTCTGCTTGTCAACAAAAAGGGTGGTGTTTAACAGCAGTTCAAGTTACAGATAATACCTTAGAACATCCTTGGGGGGACTTAAAGCGTGAAATAACATTTCCTTTAGAAACACTTGTCTCTAAAACTGATTCCTTCACCGACATCCAAGAAAATGCTGCTTCTTTAATACCTTTTTTTCTTAATCATCTTCAGCCAGACATTGTTGTTATCCCTGGATGGGGATTTCCCATATCGCGTGCGGCATTAACGTGGTGTAAACGCGAACAAGTACCAGCCATTGTGATGAGTGAAACAAAGTGGGATGATGAAACACGGCAATGGTGGAAAGAGCAACTCAAATTTTGGCTTTATATCAGAAAGTATGATGCTGCACTTGTTGGTGGAGAACTACACCGTGATTATCTAACGAAGCTAGGTTTTCCTCAAGAACAAATTTTTCTAGGTTACGATGCGGTTGATAACGATTATTTCACAGAGATTGCTCGAACGGCAAGGTTCGAGCAATCTTTGACAAGGCAAAAACACCCTGGAATTCCCACCAAACCTTATTTCATTGTTGTGACTCGGTTGCTCCAACGCAAAAATGTATCCCGTCTTGTAAAAGCTTTCGCCACTTACTACCACCAAATTGGTACCAAACAAGCTTGGGATCTTGTGATTTGTGGTAGTGGAGAAGAAGAACCATATATTCGCAATCTAATCCGAGAAAACAAACTACAGGACTGTGTTCATTTACCCGGTTTTATTGCTTATCAAGCAATTGGATATTGGTATGGATTAGCTAACGCTTTTGTACATCCTGCGTTGCAAGAACAGTGGGGTTTAGTCGTTAACGAAGCTTGTGCAGCTGGGCTACCAATCTTATGTAGTTATACCGTAGGAGCTGCTCGTGAACTTGTTTGCGATCGCCAAAATGGTCTGCTGTTCGATCCAGAAAGTCAACAAGATATAACTCGTGCTTTGTTAACTATCCATCAAATGGATTCAGCTTCAAGAATAAAAATGGGACAATTAAGCCAAAAGATAGTAGATAAATGTAGTCCTCAAAATTTTGCTGATGGTCTTTTCAAGGCAATTCATGCTACATACAAAACCTTAAATAGGTAG
- a CDS encoding glycosyltransferase family 4 protein yields MKILNLIQCLNLGGMEKAAYILVNETQNKGIKWEIQSVTPSGSGQQIFTTLNIPVEDNSYKGTFGYKSHLSLKRKIQRFSGDIILVTGPTLTGCLSIKGNKHKKILGIHFCHKYNNPNLLRWKVFYKYFGNDYDAIICHSPYLLEQTAQIAPFLKHKLHLIENSTQLQPLVSKDKKLLIRQTLGIPDRAFVIGNAGWLIERKRFDVFLQVCAKVSQSYPNVFFLIAGDGPLRQELEELAHNLGITKKVKFLGWQKEIETFYQAIDLLLFNSNSDAFGRTVMEAMGYGIPVVASVLEGGTNSVLVHQENGYLIQEHNVNELAEYCLQVIKHNDIYQKFQFSSREMIRNRFSNELYVKKYQEVFHKVLKN; encoded by the coding sequence ATGAAAATTCTCAATTTAATTCAGTGTTTAAACCTTGGAGGCATGGAAAAAGCTGCCTACATTTTAGTCAATGAAACTCAGAATAAAGGTATCAAGTGGGAGATACAAAGCGTCACACCTTCAGGTTCTGGTCAACAAATATTTACAACTTTAAATATACCTGTAGAAGATAACTCCTATAAAGGAACTTTTGGTTATAAGTCTCACCTCTCTTTAAAACGAAAAATTCAGCGCTTTTCAGGCGACATCATTTTAGTCACAGGTCCCACCCTAACCGGTTGTCTCAGTATAAAAGGTAATAAACATAAAAAAATACTTGGCATTCATTTTTGTCATAAATATAATAATCCCAATTTATTAAGATGGAAAGTCTTTTATAAATATTTTGGTAATGATTATGATGCAATTATTTGTCATTCGCCTTATCTACTCGAGCAAACCGCGCAGATAGCACCTTTTCTCAAACATAAATTACACTTAATTGAGAATTCAACTCAGCTACAACCGTTAGTTAGCAAAGATAAAAAACTGTTAATTCGTCAAACTCTTGGAATTCCCGATCGCGCTTTTGTGATTGGTAATGCTGGTTGGCTGATTGAGCGAAAGCGATTTGATGTTTTTTTGCAGGTTTGCGCCAAAGTTTCTCAATCTTATCCAAATGTCTTTTTCCTGATTGCTGGTGATGGTCCGCTCCGTCAAGAGTTGGAAGAACTCGCTCATAATTTAGGGATAACTAAGAAAGTTAAATTTTTGGGTTGGCAAAAGGAAATAGAGACTTTTTATCAAGCTATAGACTTATTGTTATTTAACTCCAATTCTGATGCTTTTGGTCGTACAGTCATGGAAGCAATGGGTTATGGTATTCCAGTGGTTGCTTCTGTCTTAGAAGGTGGAACCAACTCTGTTTTAGTTCATCAAGAAAATGGTTATTTAATTCAAGAACATAATGTTAATGAACTAGCAGAATATTGTTTACAGGTAATAAAACATAATGACATCTATCAAAAATTTCAATTCAGTTCAAGAGAGATGATTCGCAACCGCTTTAGTAATGAATTGTATGTCAAAAAATATCAGGAAGTCTTTCACAAAGTTTTAAAAAACTAG